Proteins co-encoded in one Arachis stenosperma cultivar V10309 chromosome 7, arast.V10309.gnm1.PFL2, whole genome shotgun sequence genomic window:
- the LOC130940280 gene encoding aspartic proteinase NANA, chloroplast: protein MQMRMRMQWRSGTAAILIIIIIITITSFNIAHGGGYQQNDIDDGKEMRIELVHRHDSRFFRNRNSDNNGALDQLEYIKGFIQRDAVRRQRMNERWSISTNNKKHNLNNRRQNYETFEMPMQSGRDNGLGEYFVQVEVGTPGQKFWVVADTGNELTWFNCLDKKTPSVLGAHKKRHRRTRPRSRTRSSRRTKRRRRRIRRPKNTTNKQCGDGVFCPQHSKSFEAVTCSSLKCKFDLSDLFSLTYCPRPSDPCLYDISYVDGSSAKGFFGTDTITVDLTSGKQGKLENLTIGCTNSMLNGVTFNEDTSGILGLGYSKESFVDKATLQYGGKFSYCLVDHLSHRDVSSHLFFGNHNVTTLSEIKRTELFLIPPLYGVNVIGISIGDQMLKIPPQVWDFNSQGGAIVDSGTTLTTLVDQAYGPVFEALNKSLANVKLADGDFGPLDLCFDTSQGYDESVVPRLVFHFSGGVTFEPPLKSYIIDAAPQVKCLGIVETTGPGANVIGNIMQQNHLWEFDLSLNTVGFAPSSCN, encoded by the exons atgcAGATGAGGATGAGGATGCAATGGAGAAGTGGAACCGCCGcaatcctcatcatcatcataataataacaataacctCCTTCAACATTGCTCATGGTGGCGGTTACCAACAAAACGACATCGATGATGGCAAGGAGATGAGAATAGAACTCGTGCACAGGCACGATTCCCGCTTCTTCCGAAACAGAAACAGCGACAACAATGGCGCCTTGGATCAGCTGGAATACATAAAAGGATTCATCCAGCGAGACGCCGTAAGGCGCCAGAGGATGAACGAAAGATGGAGCATATCCACcaacaacaagaaacacaaCTTGAATAACAGAAGACAGAACTATGAAACGTTCGAAATGCCAATGCAGTCGGGCAGAGACAATGGCCTAGGCGAGTACTTTGTCCAGGTCGAAGTCGGCACCCCCGGCCAGAAGTTCTGGGTGGTTGCTGACACCGGAAACGAGTTAACATGGTTTAACTGCTTGGATAAGAAGACTCCTAGCGTTCTTGGTGCGCATAAGAAGCGTCACCGTCGAACAAGGCCGAGGTCGAGGACGAGGTCATCAAGGAGAAcaaaaagaaggaggagaagaataAGAAGGCCGAAGAATACTACTAATAAACAATGTGGTGATGGTGTATTTTGTCCGCAGCATTCGAAATCTTTTGAGGCAGTTACATGTTCATCCCTCAAGTGCAAATTTGATCTCAGCGATTTGTTTTCTCTAACTTACTGTCCTAGGCCTTCTGATCCCTGCCTATATGATATCAG CTACGTTGATGGTTCATCTGCAAAGGGTTTCTTCGGAACGGACACGATCACAGTAGACCTCACAAGTGGAAAGCAAGGGAAATTGGAAAACCTGACAATTGGATGCACAAACTCCATGCTGAATGGTGTAACCTTCAATGAAGACACAAGTGGAATATTAGGACTTGGCTATTCTAAAGAATCATTTGTTGACAAAGCAACACTGCAATATGGTGGCAAATTCTCATATTGCCTAGTTGACCATTTGAGCCACAGAGATGTCTCAAGTCACCTATTCTTTGGTAACCACAATGTCACTACACTAAGTGAAATCAAGAGAACAGAACTCTTCTTGATTCCTCCATTGTATGGTGTTAATGTCATTGGAATCTCAATTGGTGACCAAATGCTGAAAATCCCACCTCAGGTTTGGGATTTCAATTCACAAGGAGGAGCCATAGTTGACTCAGGTACAACGTTGACCACACTAGTTGACCAAGCATATGGTCCTGTTTTTGAGGCACTCAACAAATCCTTGGCCAATGTTAAATTGGCTGATGGGGATTTTGGGCCATTGGACTTGTGCTTTGATACTTCTCAAGGGTATGATGAGAGTGTGGTGCCAAGGTTGGTGTTCCATTTTTCAGGGGGTGTCACCTTTGAGCCACCATTGAAGAGTTACATCATTGATGCTGCTCCACAAGTTAAGTGCTTAGGGATTGTTGAAACAACGGGTCCTGGTGCCAATGTTATTGGGAATATCATGCAACAAAACCATCTCTGGGAATTTGACTTGTCTCTTAACACGGTAGGATTTGCTCCTTCTTCTTGCAActag